One genomic region from Sphingobacterium multivorum encodes:
- the kduI gene encoding 5-dehydro-4-deoxy-D-glucuronate isomerase: MSINFESRYAIGPKEYKTLDTQGLRENFLIETVFEADKINFVYTHYDRYMAGGAMPVSSKIKLDTIPALLKEPYFLSRRELGIINVGGNGQVEVDGIIYDLNTKEALYIGQGAQEVYFSSQGAAKPAKFYLNSTPAHCSYPTKKVTKEDANKLELGSLETANHRTINQMLLNKVVQTCQLQMGMTELKPGSVWNTMPSHTHDRRMEVYFYFELPEGQAVSHFMGPIDETRHIWIHNDQAVISPPWSIHSGAGTSNYTFIWGMAGENLDYDDMDKCAITELK; encoded by the coding sequence ATGAGCATTAATTTTGAATCCCGCTATGCAATAGGGCCAAAGGAATACAAAACTTTAGATACACAAGGATTAAGGGAGAATTTTCTAATTGAAACAGTTTTTGAAGCAGACAAAATTAATTTTGTCTATACCCACTACGATCGCTATATGGCCGGTGGAGCAATGCCTGTAAGCTCAAAAATCAAATTAGACACCATTCCCGCATTATTAAAAGAACCTTACTTCCTTTCTAGAAGAGAGTTGGGTATTATCAATGTCGGTGGGAACGGTCAAGTCGAAGTTGACGGCATTATTTATGATCTCAATACCAAAGAAGCCCTTTATATCGGTCAAGGTGCTCAGGAAGTTTATTTTTCAAGCCAGGGTGCTGCAAAACCAGCAAAATTCTATTTAAACTCTACACCTGCACATTGCAGCTATCCAACTAAAAAGGTAACGAAAGAAGATGCGAATAAACTAGAATTGGGTTCATTGGAAACTGCCAACCACCGTACGATCAACCAGATGTTATTGAACAAAGTGGTACAAACCTGCCAATTACAGATGGGCATGACTGAGTTAAAACCCGGATCTGTATGGAATACAATGCCATCCCACACCCACGATCGTCGTATGGAAGTCTATTTCTACTTTGAATTACCTGAAGGTCAGGCTGTATCACATTTTATGGGACCTATCGATGAAACCCGCCATATTTGGATACACAACGATCAGGCTGTAATTTCACCGCCATGGTCAATTCACTCAGGAGCTGGAACGTCCAATTATACATTTATATGGGGAATGGCAGGTGAAAATTTAGATTATGATGATATGGACAAATGTGCCATCACAGAATTGAAGTAA
- the surE gene encoding 5'/3'-nucleotidase SurE yields the protein MKPNILVVNDDGITAPGIKVLLEEMQKIGNVVVVAPDSAQSGMGHAITLGRPLRLDKINLYEGVEMYQCSGTPVDCVKLAVNKVFKGQKPDICVSGINHGLNNSINVLYSGTMSAAVEGAIEGIPSVGFSLDNFSHDADFSYCRPYVISIAEQVLANGLPKNTLLNVNFPQTAGFKGIKICRQAGGHWVEEFDERIDPHNRDYYWTTGKFVLQDRGEDTDSFALANGYVSVVPTQFDMTAHHAIPELNSWSFDHLGNTRGGDKREK from the coding sequence ATGAAACCCAATATTTTAGTTGTTAACGATGACGGTATTACAGCGCCAGGTATTAAGGTGCTGTTGGAAGAGATGCAGAAAATCGGAAATGTAGTTGTCGTTGCTCCTGATTCGGCACAATCTGGAATGGGGCATGCCATTACACTTGGTAGGCCACTACGTTTGGATAAAATCAATTTATATGAAGGGGTTGAAATGTACCAGTGTTCAGGAACGCCAGTAGATTGTGTAAAACTTGCTGTAAATAAAGTTTTTAAAGGGCAAAAGCCTGATATATGTGTATCGGGGATCAATCATGGGCTCAACAATTCAATCAATGTTTTATATTCCGGTACGATGTCTGCTGCGGTAGAGGGGGCCATTGAAGGGATTCCTTCTGTGGGGTTTTCGCTTGATAATTTTTCTCACGATGCGGATTTTAGCTATTGCAGACCCTACGTGATTTCTATTGCCGAGCAGGTGCTGGCTAACGGTCTCCCTAAAAATACATTGCTGAATGTTAATTTTCCCCAAACAGCAGGTTTTAAAGGTATTAAAATTTGCCGACAGGCAGGAGGACATTGGGTAGAAGAATTTGATGAACGTATTGATCCACACAATCGTGATTATTATTGGACAACGGGTAAATTTGTCTTGCAGGACAGAGGAGAAGATACCGATAGTTTTGCATTGGCCAATGGTTATGTATCTGTCGTTCCGACACAGTTCGATATGACGGCACATCACGCCATTCCAGAATTGAATTCATGGAGCTTTGATCATTTGGGAAATACAAGGGGAGGCGATAAACGTGAAAAATAA
- a CDS encoding menaquinone biosynthesis family protein, translating to MKLTLGFSPCPNDTFIFDALIHHKIDTKGLDFEVEYQDVETLNLKAFQGDLDITKLSYHAFAYAVEDYELLDAGSALGFGVGPMLITKDPKLAKLLQQKLDRAESLDGFDQLKVGYPGKYTTANFLLSLAFPELKNKVELVFSDIEGALLDGSIDLGLIIHENRFTYAEKGLHKVVDLGEYWEKTTKFPIPLGGIVVKRSLPQEVKETLNTILKESVEFAFANPKSGLEFIRAHAQEMSEEVMYKHIELYVNKYSVALGLEGRDAITKMFEKAQELGFIPHSDRKLFLS from the coding sequence ATGAAATTAACATTAGGATTTTCTCCATGTCCAAACGATACATTTATTTTTGATGCATTGATTCATCATAAGATAGATACCAAAGGACTGGATTTTGAGGTGGAATATCAAGATGTGGAGACCTTGAACCTGAAAGCTTTTCAAGGCGATCTTGACATTACCAAGCTGAGCTATCATGCCTTTGCCTACGCTGTTGAAGATTATGAGTTGCTCGATGCAGGGAGTGCTTTAGGATTTGGTGTAGGGCCTATGCTGATTACGAAGGATCCGAAATTAGCAAAATTGCTGCAGCAAAAATTAGATCGGGCCGAAAGTTTAGATGGGTTTGATCAATTGAAAGTAGGGTATCCAGGGAAATATACCACGGCTAATTTTTTGTTAAGCCTGGCATTCCCCGAATTAAAAAATAAAGTAGAACTTGTTTTTTCGGATATTGAAGGAGCTTTACTGGATGGATCCATCGACTTAGGGTTGATTATTCATGAAAATAGGTTCACCTATGCCGAAAAAGGACTGCATAAGGTGGTGGATCTGGGTGAGTATTGGGAGAAGACGACAAAATTTCCGATTCCTCTTGGAGGAATTGTCGTAAAACGTAGTCTGCCACAAGAAGTGAAGGAGACGTTGAATACGATTTTGAAAGAAAGTGTAGAATTTGCATTTGCCAATCCGAAATCTGGGCTTGAATTCATTCGTGCACATGCACAGGAAATGAGTGAAGAGGTGATGTACAAGCATATTGAACTTTATGTCAATAAATATTCAGTAGCATTGGGGCTTGAAGGACGTGATGCAATTACGAAGATGTTTGAAAAGGCACAGGAACTGGGATTCATTCCGCATTCAGACCGTAAGTTGTTTTTATCATAA